In Lolium rigidum isolate FL_2022 chromosome 7, APGP_CSIRO_Lrig_0.1, whole genome shotgun sequence, the DNA window GAACATAGTAAAGTTAGCTCCTCTCAGGAGTTGAAGGGTAATGGAAGAGACAAAACAAAAAAGCAGGAGGACCAGAAAAATGTGGAAAGTGAACATAGTAAATGTAACTCTTCTCAAGAGTTGAAGGGTGAAGGAATAGAAAAAACAAAAGAGCAGAAGGAACAGCAAAATATGGAAACTGAACATAGTAAAATGAACTCTTCTCAAGAGTTGAAGGATAATGGAAGTGAGAGAACGCGAGAGCATGAAGAACGGCGGGTGCAACATGATCAGGCCAGTAAGCCAGAAATGCCGCCCCCTACTGCTGAATCTGGAATAGAAGAGCTGGAGGTACAGCAAACGGTGCAAAATGACCAGGTCAATAAGCCGGAAGTGCCACCTCTAATTGCTCAATCTGGAATAAAAGAGGAGGGACGACAAAAGGTGCAACATGATCATGTCAATCAGCCAGAAGTGGCACCAGAAGTGCCACCTTTAATATCTGAATCTGGACTAAAAGAGAAGGATGGGTGGCAAAAGGTGCAACATGATCAGGCCAATCAGCCAGAAGTAGCACCTCCTAGTTTTGAATCTGAAATAAAAGGGGAGGAACAGCAAATGGTGCAACATGATCAGGTCAATAAGCCAGAAGTGGCACCTACTATTGCTGAATCTGGAATAAAAAAGGAGGAGCTAAAGGTGCTTCATGATCAGGTCAAAATGCCACAAGCGGCACCTTCTGTTGCTGATTCTGGAGGTTTAGTGTCATCTGAAATGGCATCTCCCGTTGCTGAATCTGTAGGGCTAGTGCCATCTAAATCTCCTGAAAAAGCAAATGTGGAATCTATACCCAAGAAAAATGAAACTAATGTTGCTTCAGCAAATGAGCCACCGGCTACTCCTGGTAGTGCCGTTCAAGGTGATATCCATAGCTCGAACAACCAAAATATGTACTGGAGCGAGAGATATAATCGATTGCAGACATACTTGGAGAACTGTGATCGGTCATCCCAGGAGGGTTACATGCGAAGTAAGCACTTG includes these proteins:
- the LOC124675879 gene encoding muscle M-line assembly protein unc-89-like, with protein sequence MPSSDKQLAFSVKIASSTELLNKGTNVINMSQGTSLLPKDKSHTEDSVKVVGTKRLHTDAPSSPVYHNVYVRRKVESEHSKVSSSQELKGNGRDKTKKQEDQKNVESEHSKCNSSQELKGEGIEKTKEQKEQQNMETEHSKMNSSQELKDNGSERTREHEERRVQHDQASKPEMPPPTAESGIEELEVQQTVQNDQVNKPEVPPLIAQSGIKEEGRQKVQHDHVNQPEVAPEVPPLISESGLKEKDGWQKVQHDQANQPEVAPPSFESEIKGEEQQMVQHDQVNKPEVAPTIAESGIKKEELKVLHDQVKMPQAAPSVADSGGLVSSEMASPVAESVGLVPSKSPEKANVESIPKKNETNVASANEPPATPGSAVQGDIHSSNNQNMYWSERYNRLQTYLENCDRSSQEGYMRMLRPLSTTGRSMHAIELEKRAIHLLVEEGKELHRMKALNVLGKSPPNASAKQR